In one window of Streptomyces roseofulvus DNA:
- a CDS encoding acyl-CoA desaturase, with protein MSQAIATAPAPAPAARPRRGSEFSPLLRTVKDQGLLDHRPGWYARDIALTLLGIAAVAGGLLLAGPTWWSVLLAVPLAVLSARAAFVAHDAGHAQVTADRRAGRAVQLVHANLLLGMSREWWNDKHNRHHANPNHLDKDPDVAADVLVFAEHQTAGRTGLRGFLTRHQALLFFPLTTLEGLALKLYGVQALLAKDGPYRTRRERLTEGALLLLHFAGYTALLLTALTPVQALVFALVHQMLFGVHLGMAFAPNHKGMDRPDQHEDGDSWGHLRRQVLTSRNIRGGVLTDWFLGGLNYQVEHHLFPSMPRPHLRIAQPAVRAHCRALGIPYTETGFVDSYRQALGHLHEVGAPLREERAGRPE; from the coding sequence CCTGCGCACGGTGAAGGACCAGGGGCTGCTCGACCATCGTCCCGGCTGGTACGCCCGGGACATCGCGCTCACCCTCCTCGGGATCGCCGCCGTCGCCGGCGGCCTCCTGCTGGCCGGACCGACCTGGTGGTCCGTCCTGCTCGCCGTGCCCCTCGCGGTGCTCTCGGCGCGTGCCGCCTTCGTCGCGCACGACGCCGGCCACGCCCAGGTCACCGCGGACCGCCGGGCCGGGCGCGCCGTCCAGCTCGTCCACGCCAACCTGCTCCTCGGCATGAGCCGCGAGTGGTGGAACGACAAGCACAACCGGCACCACGCCAACCCCAACCACCTCGACAAGGACCCGGACGTCGCCGCCGACGTCCTCGTCTTCGCCGAGCACCAGACCGCCGGCCGCACCGGCCTGCGCGGCTTCCTCACCCGCCACCAGGCCCTGCTCTTCTTCCCGCTGACCACCCTGGAGGGCCTCGCGCTCAAGCTGTACGGCGTCCAGGCCCTGCTCGCGAAGGACGGCCCCTACCGCACCCGGCGCGAGCGCCTCACCGAAGGCGCCCTGCTGCTGCTCCACTTCGCCGGGTACACGGCGCTGCTCCTCACCGCCCTCACGCCCGTCCAGGCGCTGGTCTTCGCGCTCGTCCACCAGATGCTGTTCGGCGTCCACCTCGGCATGGCCTTCGCCCCCAACCACAAGGGCATGGACCGGCCCGACCAGCACGAGGACGGCGACAGCTGGGGCCATCTGCGCCGGCAGGTGCTCACCTCCCGCAACATCCGGGGCGGCGTCCTCACCGACTGGTTCCTCGGCGGCCTCAACTACCAGGTCGAGCACCACCTCTTCCCGTCCATGCCCCGCCCCCACCTGCGGATCGCCCAGCCCGCCGTCCGCGCGCACTGCCGGGCCCTGGGCATCCCGTACACCGAGACCGGCTTCGTCGACTCCTACCGGCAGGCCCTCGGCCACCTGCACGAGGTGGGCGCCCCCCTGCGCGAGGAGCGCGCGGGACGCCCGGAGTAG